GTCCAGTTGCTATTAGCAGTTCCCTGAGGATTCCCATCCTTACCTCCTGAATTTCTCTCTGAGTTTTCTGACTGTCGGGTCGTAGTTGCTGTTTGCCCACCAGATGTAGGCACCGGTAAGGAGCCAGGAGAAGATGATTACGCCGATACCAACGATGATTCCGATTGTTGTTGCACAGCTGCTGCAGATGGGCGTTGAGAGGAAATCTTTCCCGTAGGCGAGCATCAGGATGAATGAGTAGTAAACGACGAGCATTATGATTGTGAAAGTCGTAACAACCTTTGTTACGTTCTTGGCAAGTTCCTGAAACTCAGGGTCCCTGAGAATACTCAGGAGCTCTTCCTTTCTCATACTTTCCTCCCTGAACTCTTTATTACCAGAGGTAAATAGCTGAAGCTATGTACCTTTCGCCGTGCTCAACGGTTCCTTCGTAGAGAGTTTCCTGATGGTCAACTTCAAATCCGAAGGACACGTTTGGAGCAAGCTTGTAGATAACGTTTCCAAAGGCCCTCCAGTTCTTCTTGTAGTTTCCTGTGGCCTTTGCGTAATCGTCATCTGGGTCGTTCATACCTGTTCCGAGGTTGAAGCTGACTTTCTGGAAAGGTTTAAGTGAGAGCTGAATGAAGCCACCTTTTGTTTCAACCTCTTCAACGCTTGAACCTTCAAGGTAGTGGGGGTCGGTAAAGACGAGGAAGTCCCTTGATGTGAGCCCTTGGGCATAGTAGGCTTCACCTTTTACTGCCATTGGGAAGAAGAGGTTAAATGGAATATTCCACTCAAAGGCAACGAGGTAGTCGGTTACGTCATCCTTTACGCCGTCAACTTCATCACTTCCTTGTCTGTAAGCACCGCCGAGGGCTACGTAGAGAGGTTTGCCTGTTCCAAGGGCGTCTCCTTTATAGAACAGCTTTGCTCCTACCCACGGCATTCTCATTCCTACGTGGTCTGTTGTAGCAGAGCTCTTCCAGACAGTTCCTACGATTCCAAATCCGCTCTCAAAGCTCTGAGTTACTGTGATTTGAGCTACCCTGTCCCAGAGGTTACCGGAAGCTCCCATGCTCAGGAAGTCAAGGGTTGAGGCCATCTGGGAGGCAATTGGGATGTAGTCCTGACCGATTCTTATGTTTGTTCCATGACCGTTGTTGAGGTTGATGTAGGAAAGTCTAATCCTGAGAGCTCCATTGTCGGAGTTGCCACCGAGGCCGTAAAAGTCTGCTTCAACTCTACCTGTAAC
The sequence above is a segment of the Phorcysia thermohydrogeniphila genome. Coding sequences within it:
- a CDS encoding DUF485 domain-containing protein — protein: MRKEELLSILRDPEFQELAKNVTKVVTTFTIIMLVVYYSFILMLAYGKDFLSTPICSSCATTIGIIVGIGVIIFSWLLTGAYIWWANSNYDPTVRKLREKFRR
- a CDS encoding DcaP family trimeric outer membrane transporter, with translation MRKLLTLTALASLLATPSYAQDDVESLRAQIRQLHEQMARLQARLAELEAKKGVGAKAVTGVKSPIKIYGKIKLDAIYDTHNMGTDAFITKLPLRDRDDRSTFNMKDTRIGFIINGPEADGWKVTGRVEADFYGLGGNSDNGALRIRLSYINLNNGHGTNIRIGQDYIPIASQMASTLDFLSMGASGNLWDRVAQITVTQSFESGFGIVGTVWKSSATTDHVGMRMPWVGAKLFYKGDALGTGKPLYVALGGAYRQGSDEVDGVKDDVTDYLVAFEWNIPFNLFFPMAVKGEAYYAQGLTSRDFLVFTDPHYLEGSSVEEVETKGGFIQLSLKPFQKVSFNLGTGMNDPDDDYAKATGNYKKNWRAFGNVIYKLAPNVSFGFEVDHQETLYEGTVEHGERYIASAIYLW